The Salvelinus namaycush isolate Seneca chromosome 16, SaNama_1.0, whole genome shotgun sequence genome has a segment encoding these proteins:
- the LOC120061501 gene encoding transmembrane emp24 domain-containing protein 4-like — protein MMLTVPGAGIIILFAWLSPSYALYFHIGETEKKCFIEEIPDETMVIGKYRTQLWDKQTGSFLPATPGLGMHVEIKDPDTKIILSRQYGSDGRFTFTSHTPGEHQICLLSNSTKMALFAGGKLRVHLDIQVGEHTNNYPEIAAKDKLTELQLRARQLLDQVEQIQKEQNYQRYREERFRMTSESTNQRVLWWSIAQTLILIVTGIWQMKHLKSFFEAKKLV, from the exons ATGATGCTCACTGTACCTGGCGCCGGAATTATCATATTATTTGCTTGGCTCTCTCCAAGTTACGCTCTCTATTTTCACATTGGGGAGACGGAGAAAAAATGCTTTATAGAGGAAATTCCAGATGAAACTATGGTTAttg GGAAATACAGGACCCAGCTGTGGGACAAGCAGACCGGATCGTTCCTCCCAGCCACCCCTGGCCTTGGAATGCATGTGGAGATCAAGGATCCAGATACTAAG ATCATCCTGTCTCGTCAGTATGGGTCAGATGGACGGTTCACCTTCACATCCCATACACCAGGCGAGCACCAGATCTGCCTGCTCTCCAACTCCACCAAGATGGCCCTGTTTGCTGGTGGCAAACTG AGAGTCCACCTGGATATTCAGGTTGGTGAGCATACCAACAACTACCCTGAAATCGCAGCAAAAGACAAGCTCACAGAGCTGCAATTAAGAGCTCGACAATTACTGGACCAAGTAGAAcaaatccagaaagaacaaaactaTCAGCGG TATCGTGAGGAGCGGTTCCGCATGACAAGTGAGAGCACCAACCAGCGCGTGCTTTGGTGGTCGATAGCTCAGACGCTTATCCTCATTGTCACTGGCATCTGGCAGATGAAGCACCTCAAGAGCTTCTTTGAGGCCAAGAAGTTGGTGTAA